From the genome of Paracidovorax avenae:
GGTGGTGGCGCTGCCGGAAGACATGCTGACCGACGCGGTGCAGGCCGCCGACGCCCTGCCCCATGCGGTGGCCGAGACACACCCCGGCCCGGACGCGCTGCGCGAGCTGGCCCGGCGGCTGGCAGCGGCCGAGCGGCCGGTGGCCATCCTGGGCGGCAGCCGCTGGTCGGAAGCCGCCGTGCGCGATTTCACGGCCTTCGCCGAGGCCTGGAGCCTGCCGGTGTACTGCTCGTTCCGGCGGCAGATGCTGTTTCCGGCCAGCCACGGCTGCTACGGCGGCGACCTGGGCCTGGGCGCCAATCCGAAGCTGCTGGCGCGCATCCGCGAAAGCGACCTGGTGCTGCTGGTGGGAGGGCGGCTGTCGGAGGTCCCGTCCCAGGGCTATACGCTGCTGGACATTCCCGTGCCGGCGCAGCCGCTGGTCCACGTGCATGCGGATGCCGACGAACTCGGCCGGCTGTACCGACCGGCGCAGGCCATCCATGCGACGCCGCAGGCTTTCACGGCCGCCCTGGCCGCCGTGCGGCCGGAAGGGCCGGTGCGCTGGGCCGCCCGTGCCGCCGAGGCGCGCGCCGACTACCTGGCCTGGAGCGATCCCGCGCCGATCCGCATTCCGGGCCCGCTGCAGATGGGCGAGGTGATGCGCCATCTGCGCGAGGTGCTGCCGCCGGACACCATCTTCTGCAACGGCGCGGGCAATTTCGCCACCTGGGTGCACCGCTTCTGGCCGTTCACGGCCTTCGCCAGCCAGCTCGCGCCCACCAGCGGCTCCATGGGCTACGGCCTGCCGGCCGGCGTGGGCGCCAAGCGGCTGTGGCCGCAGCGCGAGGTGGTGGTGTTCTCGGGCGACGGCGACTTCCTCATGCACGGGCAGGAGTTCGCCACCGCCGTGCAGTACGGCCTGCCGGTGATCGTGGTGCTGCTGGACAACGGCATGTACGGCACGATCCGCATGCACCAGGAACGCGAGTACCCCGGCCGGGTGAGCGCCACGCAGTTGCGCAACCCCGACTTCCGCGCCTACGCGCAGGCCTTCGGCGGGCACGGGGAGCGGGTGGAGCGCACGGAGGATTTCGCGCCCGCGCTGGCCCGCGCCCGCGCGAGCGGCCTGCCCAGCGTGCTGCACTGCCTGCTGGATGCGGAGGCGATCACCCCCACGGGCACGCTGGCGGGCATCCGCGGCGCGGCGCAGGCGGCCGGCCGCTGACCGAAGGCCTGGAAAAGGGCCCGTGCGAAGGGCCTATACGGTCTGCGCGAGCGGCGCGCCCGCCGCCGACGACGACGCCGCGGAGCCGATGGCCATGTAGCGCTTGCGCCAGCTCTCGAAATCCAGCGTGTCGGCGGCCTCGATGGCCTTCTGCTCGGCCAGCGACTCTGCGGCCATGCGCTCGTAGCGGGCCTGCTGCCCGCCGGTCCAGGGCTGCTGCAGCAGGGTGTCGCGGGAAGCACGGGACTGCGCGAGCGTGAAGCCCAGGAAGCTCTGCGCGTGGCCACCGGCCATGCGCGCGAGCACGCGGGCGGACGGCGTGGCGTCGGGCTCGCGCAGCAAACTCTTTGCCGCCTCCAGGACCTGCGCATGCGCATCCGTGCCCTGGGCCGCGTCCAGCGCGGCGGCGATGGGCGTGCATCCCGCCAGGATCTCCGCGCCCCACTCCACCAGCGGCACGCTGCGGCCCGCACGCTCCAGGCACAGCCCGGGCTCGCGGCCGCGCTCGGCCGTGAGGTGCTGGTTGCGCTTGAGGGCGGCGATCTCGGCGGGGGTGTCGGGCGGGCTTTCCGACAGCAGGCAGTGCAGCAGGAACATGTCCAGCAGCCGCATGGTCGGCGCCTCGATGCCCACGGGGGCGAAGGGATCGAGGTCCATGAGCCGCACCTCCACGTACTCCACGCCGCGGTCGCGCAGCGCGTGCAGGGGGCGTTCGCCAGGGCGCACGGTGCGCTTGGGGCGGATGGTGCCGTAGAACTCGTTCTCGATCTGCAGCAGGCTGGTGCCCAGCTGGTTGTAGTCGCCGCCGGGGTTGCGCACGCCCAGCGCCTCATAGGCGGGATAGGGCCGCGTCAGCGCTTCGTGCAGGGAGTCGGCATAGCCGTCGAGCCCGTTGTAGCTCACGGCCAGCGTGGCCTGCGCATCGCTCTGGTAGCCCAGGCGGCCCATGCGCAGCGAGGTGGCGTGCGGCAGGTAGAGGGAATCCGGTCCCAGGCGCTGCAGGCCGTGCTGGCGGCCCTGCACGAAGCAGTCGCACAGCGCGGGCGATGCGCCGAAGAGGTAGAGCAGCAGGAAGGCCTGGCGCCGGAAGTTGCGGATCAGCCCGAAATACTCGTCGCTCGCGATGCCGGGCATGGACCAGTTGTAGTGGATGCCCGAGATGGTCTGCATGCGGCGGCCATAGCGGTGCCCCAGGCCCATGCGGTAGATGCTCTTGGCGCGGCCCACGTTGGAGGAGCCGAAGCGCGCCAGGGGAATCGTCTCGTCCGTCGGCAATCCGCAGGGCATGCTGGATACCCACAGCATCTCGCCGGACTGCGCCAGGGTGCGCAGCACGAACTGGTGGATTTCGGTCAGCTCGTCGAGGCACTCCTGCACCGAGCCGCGTGCGCCGGTGATGAGTTCGATCTGCGACTCGCTGTAGTCGGTCGTGATGTGCGGATGCGTGAGCGCGGAACCCAGCGCCGCCGGATGCGGCGTGAGCGCCAGCCCGCCCTCGGCCAGCACGCGCAGGCCCTCCTTCTCGATGCCGCGGCGCATGCCCGCCAGCCGGTTTCCTGGCAGCGCGCGGGTTCTCTCCTGCAGTTGGCTCGTCATGGTGCGTCTTTTTTGTTACCGGTTGGTCCGTGTCGGGACGGAACTTAGCACGCCGGCAATGCTCGCGCTCGCACCTGCGTCCAAGTCCCTGCTTCGCGCCGCCGGAAGGTGCTTCGGCCGGGAGCCGGCCGAAGCACCGGCACCCACTCCATCATCCGAGGCGTCGTGGCCAGCCAACGGCGCACGCCCCCGGGCGTGCGGCGTCCAGCCACTCCCTTCCCGGGCCTTCCGGGATCGCGCACGACGCCCCTGTGACCGATGGACGCCATGCCGAAATTTTCCCTGCACCCCC
Proteins encoded in this window:
- the gshA gene encoding glutamate--cysteine ligase — its product is MTSQLQERTRALPGNRLAGMRRGIEKEGLRVLAEGGLALTPHPAALGSALTHPHITTDYSESQIELITGARGSVQECLDELTEIHQFVLRTLAQSGEMLWVSSMPCGLPTDETIPLARFGSSNVGRAKSIYRMGLGHRYGRRMQTISGIHYNWSMPGIASDEYFGLIRNFRRQAFLLLYLFGASPALCDCFVQGRQHGLQRLGPDSLYLPHATSLRMGRLGYQSDAQATLAVSYNGLDGYADSLHEALTRPYPAYEALGVRNPGGDYNQLGTSLLQIENEFYGTIRPKRTVRPGERPLHALRDRGVEYVEVRLMDLDPFAPVGIEAPTMRLLDMFLLHCLLSESPPDTPAEIAALKRNQHLTAERGREPGLCLERAGRSVPLVEWGAEILAGCTPIAAALDAAQGTDAHAQVLEAAKSLLREPDATPSARVLARMAGGHAQSFLGFTLAQSRASRDTLLQQPWTGGQQARYERMAAESLAEQKAIEAADTLDFESWRKRYMAIGSAASSSAAGAPLAQTV
- a CDS encoding thiamine pyrophosphate-binding protein, with the protein product MTSTSLPTSPSAPSAATLRTGGQILVDQLILHGVRQLFCVPGESYLAVLDALHDADIAVTVCRQEGGAAMMAEAQGKLTGRPGICFVTRGPGATNASAGIHIAHQDSTPLIVFVGQVAREALGREAFQELDYGAVFGTMAKWVVQVDDARRLPELLSRAFHVATSGRPGPVVVALPEDMLTDAVQAADALPHAVAETHPGPDALRELARRLAAAERPVAILGGSRWSEAAVRDFTAFAEAWSLPVYCSFRRQMLFPASHGCYGGDLGLGANPKLLARIRESDLVLLVGGRLSEVPSQGYTLLDIPVPAQPLVHVHADADELGRLYRPAQAIHATPQAFTAALAAVRPEGPVRWAARAAEARADYLAWSDPAPIRIPGPLQMGEVMRHLREVLPPDTIFCNGAGNFATWVHRFWPFTAFASQLAPTSGSMGYGLPAGVGAKRLWPQREVVVFSGDGDFLMHGQEFATAVQYGLPVIVVLLDNGMYGTIRMHQEREYPGRVSATQLRNPDFRAYAQAFGGHGERVERTEDFAPALARARASGLPSVLHCLLDAEAITPTGTLAGIRGAAQAAGR